Genomic segment of Bacillota bacterium:
ACCGGATTGCTCCGCGAGCAGCTGGGCTACCATGGTCTGGTGATTACTGACTGCCTGGAGATGAAAGCCATTGCCGATACGGTGGGCACCGCTCGGGGAGCGGTAGAGGCACTGAAAGCGGGGGCGGATATGGTGCTCATCGCGCACACGCTGGAGGTGCAACGTGCGGCGGTGCAGGCGATACGTAAGGCGATAGACAGCGGGGAACTACCTGAGGCAAGGCTGAACCATGCGGTAACGCGCGTGTTCACAGCCAAACAGCGGTTCCTTTCCGCTTTGCCCACCGCGGAAGGGGAACCTTGGCGCGAACCAGCGCACGACGCATTGGAGCAGGAGATTGCCCGCGCCAGCATCGCCGTCGTCCGTTCGGCACGGAACAAGGGCTACCGTCTGCGAAAAGGCGAAACCCTCGCGGTTATCTCGGCGCACCATAGCCTGCCGCGACTGGCGGAGGAGATTCGTCGCTATCAACCCGATGCGCTGGTAGCACATCTGGAACCCGCTCTGCCCGAAGAGCAGGTGCAGGAAGCCCTGCAACGACTGGCATCGGTGAAGCAATGCCTGTTCGCTACCGCGCCGCCCGAACCGTGGAGTGATGCCCCCATTGACCAGGCAAAGCAGGCGGAACTGGCGCGCGCACTGCACAAACGGTTCGGGGAGCGTCTCATCGTCGTCGCCCTGCGCGAACCCTACGATATCCGTCGCTTCCCGGAAGTGGATAACTATCTGTGCACCTTCGGTTATCGTCCTTGCTCGCTGCGGGCATTGGCAGACGCACTGTTTGGGCTGTTTACACCGCAGGGAAAGCCGCCAGTCAGCTTACCCTGAACGCTTTGACCCCGCCACTCGAGGCTTTTCCCAGCGACTGCAAAGGCACTTTCCTGTCATGCTGAGCATAAGCAAAGCATCTCATCCTTGTCACCCTGAGCGTTAACGAGGAGTCTCCGGGATTCTTCACTTCGTTCAGAATGACATTCTGTTGTCATGCTGAGCATAAGCAAAGCATCTCATCCTTTTCACCACGAGCGTGAACGAAGAGTCTCCGAGATTCTTCACTTCGTTCAGAATGACATTCTGTTGTCATGCTGAGCATAAGCGAAGCATCTCATCCTTGTCACCCCGAGCGTGAACGAGGGGTCTCCGAGATTCTTCACTTCGTTCAGAATGGCAGGTTATGTCGCCTTAAATCGCCAGGTGAGGAATAGCCCTTTAACAAGGTAACCCCTACCTTATATTAAAATACTTCGCCTCGGGGTGATGCACGATGATGGCGGAGGTGCTCTGTTCGGGAACCAGCTGGTATTCCTCTGTGAGCGTCACACCGATGCGTTCAGGGCGAAGCAGTTCGAATAGCTTCGCCTGGTCCTCCAGGTTCGGGCAG
This window contains:
- the nagZ gene encoding beta-N-acetylhexosaminidase; amino-acid sequence: METVIEKLSLSERIGQVLCFGWQGDSPEEARTVNAHARVLVEEMQVGGVVLLGRNVDSQRPEQIRQTLAELQRRSRIPLFIAIDQEGGMVNRLRAPFHEFPGNMALGATRNAHYAYRQAQAQARELLALGINWNFAPVMDVNNNPDNPIIGVRSYGADPELVAQMGTAAIRGYQETGLLACAKHFPGHGDTSVDSHLALPVIPGDRQRLESVELVPFRAAISAGVGAIMTTHILFPALDAERPATLSRTILTGLLREQLGYHGLVITDCLEMKAIADTVGTARGAVEALKAGADMVLIAHTLEVQRAAVQAIRKAIDSGELPEARLNHAVTRVFTAKQRFLSALPTAEGEPWREPAHDALEQEIARASIAVVRSARNKGYRLRKGETLAVISAHHSLPRLAEEIRRYQPDALVAHLEPALPEEQVQEALQRLASVKQCLFATAPPEPWSDAPIDQAKQAELARALHKRFGERLIVVALREPYDIRRFPEVDNYLCTFGYRPCSLRALADALFGLFTPQGKPPVSLP